The stretch of DNA TCATTTATTTAATTTTTCCTGCCCTAACTGTGGCGGTGAATTGGTTCCACGGCCTACGCGACGAGGAGAGGCGTTGCAGAATAATCCTGCAGGAACATATCGCATTTATCGGCCTTCAGCGATACAAAGTTAACGACTCTCTGAGTCATATAGGCGGAATGTAAAAGGGCGAGTGTGCGCTGTGCACTCGCCCTTTTTTATCATTCGCAAAGTATGCTGTGAAAATAGCGGCTGCTTTGGAAACCTCACCACAGCCAGTTGCGCAATTGTAGAGAGATTTACTGCAAGAAAATATTACATAGAAAAATGGTTTCGACAGAGTAGTTCTATGCTGCCAATTGTGTTTTGCGTGCTAAATTGAATATTTGGCATGTTTTTCCTTTCCGGGATAAATAAATATAAATTTGAGTGAAGATTTTTTGCTATTGCGCCGATGGTACTTTGAACGCGACATAGCGTTTACAGAATCGCGTAGACCTATATCAAGCCAGCGCATTGCACGGATTTTCGAGATCAATCATTTCTACTCAACATTGCTGAGCCAAAAAATATATTCACGCCTTTTGTGTCATGTTTGCAAACGCTGCTCAGCATCAATTTGATTGAGGATTTAGTTCAACGAAGCCTAAGACGCAGGGTGGTTTGAATCGAAGTCTAGCGAATCGAGAGAGCTACGACTACGATTGGCCTCACAACCACATTCATGAAATTTCTGATGTTTCAAAAGAAACATATAGTTGAAACTTTGCAATCTTTTTGAAGCAAGAGGTGGGCATTATTGAACGGACTTAAAAATCCAATAGACTTTTGTTCTTGGCTATTTTTAATACTGTAATTTAAATATGATTAAATTAACTGCACGAGCTCGTGTTTAAACACTCATAAACCAAAGATTATTATAATGACCGTATTAACGGGGGCAGCGGCTGCACTGCTTGCTTCATTTTTTTGGGCACTAGGCTCCATACTGGCTCAAAATCCAGTGAGACACTTAGGAATTCTGCGGTTTACTCACGTACAGTTGGTTAGCTCGTTTGCAGTTCTCGCTTGTATTGTGTCATTGTCCGTGGGGTGGGGGAATATAGGATCTAATCATCTCGCAAACATTCTATTTGCCAGTGCGATCGGTGTTGTGCTAGGAAATTTTTCATTCGCATATTGCATTAGGGTTCTTGGTCCGAGATTGACTCATCTAATAATGATGACTGCCTCGCCGATCGCAGTAGTGCTAGATTTTATTGTTTTTAAAAAACTTCCTCTAGTCAGGCAGATTGAAGGAGGTTTGATTATCATGATCGGCATAGCAATCGCCATTGCTTATGGAGAGAGTTCAAAAAAAATACATGAACCGCAAAAAAATAAACAGCGAATAATTGGCTTCGGCGTTGGACTTGTTGCCGCTAGTTCTCAGGTTTGTGGTTTATTAGCGCTAAAGCCGCTTTTGCAAGAGGGAGTAGCTCCCTTGGCTGTGACTGCTGTAAGGACCGGGGGTGGGGCCCTATTGGTTTCTTTAATATTTGTTCTAATGGCCTCTAAGCTAAAAGATGCATATGATGTAAATCACAAGGTGATTGTTTCTGCAATTACCCCTGGCATCATGGGTTATTGCGTTGCAGTTTCTTTGCAACTTTACGCTCTCAGAAATCTTGGAGCTGGCGCGGCAATTCTTCTTGGATCAACCGCCCCCATTATGGTAGTGCCGCTGCTATGGATTCATAGTAGGCAAAGGCAAGCTGTCGGAGCATGGATTGGCGCGGGAGTAGCTATATCTGGTATCGCATGGGCAATAATTTAGAAATGCAATATTTTTGATGTCCCAAGCACGATTGACTATTTGTGTTCAGTTGATTTCAATTTAAGAAGCAAGAAAACGGTAGCGCATTTTGTCTTCTTTTTAGGCATTTAAATGACAAATTATCTGTGGAATCCTCCGCCTGTCTACTCACTGCCAATTCGAGATGGCGTAGAGCGTATTCCCATTAACAGACTATTTTTCGTTGGCAGAAACTATCATGCTCATGCTATCGAAATGGGAAGGCCGGTGGATAAGAATGTGGAGAGGATTTTCTATTTCACAAAATCACCACAAACGCTTGTTGAAAGTGGTGCCAGTGTTACCTATCCACCAGAAACTAGAAATTTTCACTTCGAGATGGAGCTAGTGGTTGTTATTGGTAAGTCAGGCTTTCGGGTTTCCGTAGAGAGAGCGAATGATCTGATCTATGGTTACGCCGCTGGACTTGATATGACTCGCCGCGATCTACAGTTGGATGCGCGTGAAAAAGGGCGCCCATGGGATCTTGGGAAGGATGTGGAGCAGTCGTCCGTCTGCTCAGAGGTCGTCCCGATGAACGGAGTGGTTATTGACAAGGGTCGGATTGAATTAGCCGTCAATGGAGTAACCAGGCAAAAATCAAACATTGATAGACTGATATGGGGCATCCGCGAAATTATTTCTGACCTTTCTCTTTATTACCACCTCCAACCTGGTGATCTGATCTATACCGGTACACCTGAAGGTGTTGGGGCAGTGCTGCCCGGTGATGTGATTACCGGCCATGTTGAGGGGGTGGGTGGCGTAGATTTGACTATAAGTGCATTTGAGTAATTTTACTTATGAAGTTATATAGCTTTTTCCGCAGCAGCACCTCTCATCGCCTGCGAATCGCGTTAAACCTGAAACGTATTCCTGTCGAATACGTTGCGATTGATCTGCGGAAAGAAGAGCATTTGGAGGAGCGATTTAAATTAATAAATCCTCAGGCATTGGTTCCGGTGCTAGCATTGGAAAGTAATGAAACATTAATTCAATCGCCTTCTATTATCGAGTGGCTGGAAGAAGAGTATCCAGCGCCTCCACTTTTGCCTCAAGATCCAATCATGCGAGCAAAAGTGAGAGCTTTGACTGCTATCGTAGGTTGTGATATTCACCCTCTCAATAACCGCCGGATTCTTGAGTATTTGCGTCAACATCTGGGGGCTGACGAAAGTTCTGTGCAAGCTTGGTGTGAAAAGTGGATCATCCAGGGTTTCGATGCAATAGAATCGCTTCTTGCCGAAGAAGGGACGAGTGGCCCATTCTGCTTTGGCGATACTCTTACACTAGCAGATGTTTATCTAATTCCACAAATTGAGAGTGCTCGGCGCTTCAAAATAAGTATCGACAGATGGCCATTGATTTCTGCCATCGATCGTTATTGTGCGGAGATTGAGGAGTTTCGTAGCGCTACGCCAAAAATGCAACCGGATTTTGGGTGAATATGATGTTTTGGATAGATGCTTTTTGAGCAAGGGCTTTTATTCAAAATCACTTCTACGGAAAATAGATAGCGCAATTCCACATGCCGATGTTCCTAACGCTCGCACTGTCTATGTGAGCTGGCATTAGTATGCACGTGCCTCATATTTCTAACCTCTCAACAATCGTCCCACAATCCTTGTGGTTTGATGAGTACGCATATTTCCGCGTATCAAAGTAGGGACTTTGGTCATAGGGGTTGAAGTAGACCTTGCTGCCCCACTAGCCGCGCTCACTCAAATATTTTGAAGTGCCTCACCGCCCTGCAGTTTGTTGGGGCAGAGTAGTCTTTCGTATATCCGCCTTCCTAGACAGTAGTTGGGCGCGGCGGATTGAGCACCCCAATGAAAACTTCCCTTCGCCCCACCCAACCATGCTGAGTAGCTGCAATGAGGTCTCCGAGACTTCTCGATTTCTTCGTATCGCGCAGATTTTTACATCCGTAAATTCCATAGTTTCAATACTATAAACGCCAGTCTCATTGGGGCGTTGGACACAAGCAATGGCCAGGCAATTTCGGTCTGATTTTTTTCTAATTTTCTCTTCTCCACCTTGCACTTGTGTGAAGTGCAGATCGTAAAGTAGCGGCATATAAAAGTTGAACCTAAGGCGGACTGTTTTTTTACGGCAGCGTACGCCACATGGGGCTGGCGCACGCTGCATGCCTACCGAAGCGTATACCAGATGCCAGTTTAGCTGTGACTTCATAGTGAGTGTTCTATGAGCAACTCCTCCAAGTCTGCAGAAACAGCGCTGATACATCTGAAACACTACTCTATTGCTTCGGAAATGTATGCGTAATCTCTGTTTAGCCTAATTGTGGGATGGGAGTCGTTTCGAGTCCCTGCATCATTGGGTATTGACTTGAAGATGTACATCAGACCGACGATACTGAAAAAAGAACTGCCATTTTTCCCATCGCTCGCGATGGCAATGTTGGTCATCGCATGGTCCTTACTTATTTTGCATGCTCAGCCGCATAACGCAATCTCCGTGGTTTGTGGGGCACTAGTTGTGTTATTCCTATGGATCTATGCGCTTCTGCGTAACGCACAGGTGCGCCAAATATTCATTGGGTACATAAGTTTGATGATTTTGCTCATTCTGCAGGTTTCAGAGCATTGGATACTAAATCAAGCTGAAACTATAGTTTCGCTGTTCCCTTTGTTTTTTGCACCTCCATTTATTTGGTCGGCATCCATGCAGGTTGAAACAATTGTGGTGATTTTTTCGGCGCTACTTTTGCATTCATCTGTCATTATTTTTGCATTTCATTCAATTGACAAATGCGATTATTCGGTTGGATGTTCTGTTTTTGCTATCGGTGGTCTATCTTTTCTCGGTGTAAATTCTGATATCAATTCACTAGGAGAGAAGCAAGCGGTGATAATTTTTATACTCGCCATGTTTCTAGTGGTTCGTGTCTTTTTTCAGAGAATTTTCTCAATGGATGCAAATATCAGCGAGATTAATTGATGGGTGCGCTCAATACCAAATATTGATCACGCTTTCGTTTGCTCCAGGCTTTGGATGTAGGTGATATTTATGGATCAGCTTAGAGCTATTCGTACGTTCCTAGAAGTTGTAGACCGCGGTGGATTCGCTGGCGCAGCAAGATCTTTGGAACTTTCACCATCCGTAGTTACGCGATTAGTGTCCGAGCTTGAGCACCATCTCGGCACCCGTCTTCTCAATAGGACCACGCGTAGCGTAGTCCTCACGAAAGCTGGGCAAGCATATGCAGATGAGACGCGCCAACTGTTGCATGCCCTTTGCGATGCTGATGCAGCAGCCCGGGAATCGACTGCGCTCCCGCGAGGGCGTTTAAAAATTCAAGTGCCCCCATCATTTGCGGTTCATCAGTTGGCGAAAGTTTTGCCGGAATTCCGAAGTAAATATCCAAAAATTACTCTCGAGATTCAAGCGATGGGAGCAGTCGATTCAGTTAATGATGGTTGCGATTTGTCAATAATTGTCGCACAGGGAGACAAAATCGACGGAGACTTTGTCGCCAACCCTCTCGCCAGAACTGAAATTTTGCTATGTGCATCCCCCCTCTATATTAATAATTCTAAAAAAATCCTTCATCCTCAGGATTTATCCGCTCATGAAGTACTTGTGCCGCCTATAGCGGCAATACGTCGAAGCGTCAAATTTATTACTACTGATGCAATCAGCGAGACGAGCGCTGCAGTTTTCTTTCAGCCCAAAGAGCCCGCAGTTTCGAGTTTGCATCTCGACGCCATGTATGCAACCGCCCTAGCTGGTATGGGCATTGTAGGTCTTCCTTCATTTATGGCGGACGACGCCTTACGCAGTGGGGCATTAATCAGAGTTCTCCATAAATGGCATGTGGCTACGCTTTCCGTATGGGTTGGTGTTCCCTCACGGCGTCATCTACCGATCGCAACGAGAGCATTCCGTGATTTTCTAGTTGAGAAGTTCGGCACTAATCCTAGAGAGGATCCTTGGCTCGCTTTGGGTGGTGAGAATTCTTCCCCCAGCTCTTTATCTAAAAATTACCAGTCAGTAAAGTTGGCCGTCATACCTTCATAACTGCTATGTAAGAGGGCTCTTATCTGTAAGGCCATATTCGTGAATGATACTTACTCATTGATTAATTTTGAATTGCAACATAATGAAATCGGATCATAAATATTCAGGTCAAAGCTTCGACCATGTGGACACGTCACTTGCACATCTCGGTCGCCAGTCTGCGAAAATGACGAATTCGGTCAACGCTCCGTTAGTGCGAGCTTCAACGACCATTTTCCCCAGTTTGAGTGAGTTCAAAAATTCGTATAGGGGCCTAGTATTTGAGTCTCCCCGCTATGGACGTTCTGGTACGCAGACCAATTTCGAACTGCAGCACGCAATGGCGACGCTATGCAATGCGGAAACTTGTATTGCTACCGGGTCGGGCCTTAGTGCTATTGCCGCTGTATTGGGGGCGCATGCGCGCCTGGGTGGACACATTCTGGTCCAAGAGTCGGCATATGGTCCGACGCAGGCATATTGCAAAAATGTACTCGAACCTTTTGACTGCCAGGTTGAGACATTTGAGTCATCGGAGAGTCTTGAGCAAAAGATTAAACCTCAGACTTCATTGATTTTTATTGAAGTACCTTCTTCATTAACAATGAGGGTAATTGATGTAGCATCCGTCTGTCGTGTTGCAAGTATTCATGGCATTCCCGTTGCATGTGACTCCACTTGGGGCACTCCAATTTTTTTCGATGCCCATGCCTTGGGCATTGACATCTCTATTCACGCTGCGACTAAATACATCAATGGCCACTCAGATGTACTTCTAGGACTTATAACTGGCTCATATGATGCACTTAGATCAACACGAAGCTGGTGCGATACATCTGGGGTTCATGCTGCCCCGGACTCATGCTGGCTTGCCCTAAGAGGAATGAGAACACTTGCCCTGAGAATGAATAAACATCATAACTCAGCGATACAGGTGGCCACTTGGCTCGAAAAGCATCCTCATATCCGTAAAGTGTTTTTTCCCGCGCTACCTTCTAATGAAGGACATGCGCTATGGATAAAACAGTTCTCGGGTGCGCCAGGGCCATTTACAGTTGAGCTCCAGCCATGCAGTGAGAGAGCCTTTGAAACGTTTATGGATTCTTTGCGGTTGTTCGGTATCGGGACTAGCTGGGGGGGATTCGAGAGCTTAGTAATGCCCGCAATCGCTCATAATCTACGCGGTCAACACATTCAACCTGATGATGGAAGGCTTGTTCGCTTTCACATCGGACTTGAAGATCCGAATGATCTGTGTGTCGATATTTCCAATGCATTAAATGCTTTATCGGCTCAGCACTAATCTGTTATCTGTTTGGCACAAAATGAGTGGGTATAAATCTATATAGATAGTGGTGCTGGTATCAATCTGTGATGTGGTTGTGGATTTCACTAAATGCGGTGTCTGGCGAAATTTATGCACACAGCTTGCTAGGGGAGGGGAGGCATGCAGTAAGCTTTTGCACACGTTGTGATCTTTCACAGCGTCTAGCATTGCTTGGTTCGACGATTTGCTGCGCCTCATCCCACAGACATGCGATGATCTGCAATTGCTGTGCCTCGGTTGGTTGTTTCTGTATGAACCGTATCCGCCGCGACAAGGAATTGAGTCACGTTTGCGTAGGAACACATCACTAATGACCTCTAAATCTAACTGGAACTCAAGAGACCTCTATATCGATGTTTTGATCACGAATGCACATCGCCGCTTGGTTACAACGACAGCACTCGATCCCGGCGAGACTAGCACTTCGTTGGTGGTAATTTCGAAGATTCTTCACAAGGTCGCGGACCAGATCATTGAGGGCGCCCCCGTCGGAAGCATTGATGTCACTGACGGTTTGGTTGCAAGTTGGCAGGTGGGTGGATCAACAAATGACTCTGATGTGATTGGAGGCGGGGATGCGCAGTACTCTCCGGGGAGCTCCATTTCAGTCGCTGGGGATGTCTCTGAGATCGATACTCACCTCTTCCGTGAGTTGGAGGAATTAGAGATTGCACAGGTAGCCGGCTTTCGCTTACCAAAACCGCAGCCAGTTGCTAGAGCCTCCACAAAGAAGAACGCCCGCCCCATTTATCGCTATTTCCCGTTCAACCCCGGAACTTTTGGGAGCGCTGGAAGTTGGGAGGCCGCTGTCCGAGCATTGAAAGTCTTCGCTGTTCTTCACGCCGCTCATCGCGGGCCAGAAGGACTTGAAGTCGAGGACCTCTTGCCGCTGTTCTTCCGCAGTAGCAGCGACCTCATTACATATCGCGAGGGCTGGAAGGCGGGGCGGTTTTGGAGTGTCAAGGCGTTTTTGAAGGCGGTGCATGAGCGGGAGAAACACACAAATGGGCTCATTAGCGAGCACGTCATGCCACGCAGTCAAACATTGAGAAGAGCCCTCGCGATGGAGGATATTCAGCAGGCCGTGGAGTTTGTGTGGGACATGAGCTTCGAGTGCGTTGTGACAGCCGATGAGAACAATGAACTCACTAGACGTGACAAGAAGCGCCCAAGAGACACCATCTGGGTGTTTGAGAATGGGCCCTGGGAGCGGTACGCTGGGACGAATATTCAAATCCTAGATGTCGAATGCAATGGGCAAAAATGGCTGTCCGACGAGGATCGTGAGTCTTTACGGAGACTAAAGCTCCTTGCGGAATGGGACGCTTCATTTCTCAAGGACGCTGACCCGGAGATCCTTGCTCAGTGGAGCAAATACATTCCCGTGGAAAAGAGATAGATGGTCGAAAGCTGGCGTTGACTATGGCTATAGGTACAGTGGCGCGTCCAACCGACGACTACAACCCAACCTGGTCGGTCAGTTCAGCCTACTGGTATCACAGTGCGTCTCTGTGGCCCTTAGAAAATCACCTTCTGCGCATTCGCGCACTCACTCCGGTCCCTACCTCGTCAGGCAACTGCAGCCCCTCGTCGATGCGGCTCTGCAGCAGTTGAGCGCCGCTTTTGGCCTTTGCGAATGCCGAGCCTCGGAGGGCTCCGAACCGCTTTGCGTTATCACGTACTCGATCCGACCACTGCGCTGGTATTCGGACGATCCGCAGCAGTCTGGTTGATCTTGAAATAAGCGAGGGTGTAGGTGAAGCGGCTTGCGCCCATTTGTAGAGGTTTGCCTCCGTTACTTCAGACCGGTGGCGCCCCAACCCATACCTAGGTAAAGAGGAGGGCGCGCGGCGAAGGACTTAGTGCAGCGCCCTGGCCCCTGCAGCCAGCCAACGGTCGGATGGGAGCAAGGTCCTATGCTCGGCATAAATCTCTTGGCAGTTTTCCAGTAGCTTCGGCAGGCGTGTGCGCATACATTGCGCCTGCTAGCAACGTAAGGAGATAAGCATGAGGGATACCCGAAACAAGAACTTTCGCGGCGCACTTGCGATTGTCGCAGCAGTCGCTCTGTGCACCACGGCCCAGGCCGAGGACAGTCCGGAAACTGCAGCGCTCAAAACCGAACTTGATCTTGAGAAAACCAAGCTCGAAGTCGCCAAGACCCGGGCCGATCTATACAAGTCGTTGGTGCCCGAACTATCGGACTATAAGCCGGGCAAGCCCGATGCGCCTCAGGTCCTTGCCACTACCACCCGAATTGCCTACCTACAGGCGGATGCTTTGGCCCAGACCGTCGCCAAGGAGGTGCATGCTGCCGCAGGAAAGCTCGCGAAGCCATCAACGCCATCTATCCTCCTGTTGGACAGCCCAAACTTGGTGAGTTATCTATCCGCCGCCGATTCGGTGATCGAAACCCTGAAGGCGTCAACCTATGCTACGGCGGAAAGCACGAACGACCTGTCAAATCTGCTGAACGCTGTCACGAATCCTGCCCGCCATCCGAAGGGCAACATGGGCAATGGCCTCAGGCAAAGGTCTCTTTCTCTTGGCCTCCTAGCACTGCCGGCCTTGATCGAATCGGGCTTTTCGATCGCATCAGCTATGCGCACCCAGTACGTAATGACGGGGACACGTCACGAGGATACCTCCACCAAAGTGCTGCAGGCCAAGACCATTGGTGCCCTGGGAGATCTGGGTATCCAGCTGTTTGATGTCGACGCCTACTTGCCTCAAAATAGTACGGAGACAGCAGCACTCTACAAGGCGGTGCAAGACCAGACATCGTCCTCGGATGCCGCCCGCAAGCTGCTCAAGACAGCGAACAAACTGGCCACTGTCAAGAAAGAGGCAGGCGAGAAAGACGTGGCCGAACGGATTGAGGAACAAGCCGGGGTACTCTCTGGTGTGCTGGCCCAGGCGGACAAGTACCTTCTGACTATCCGTACGCCCGGCGACTCGGGGGTTTCTCAAATGACGGCCGCGATCCGGGGTACCTGGCTGCGCAAGCAACTCGCAACTAACCCGCCTCGTCTGAGCCTGGCCAGCATCGTTTCGTCCACAGACATCGTGGCTGCCGACGGCCTATTTAAAGGGCTTCGGGTTTCAGTCGCAGGCAATACCGTCGTGCACTGGCGGCTCGTTTCATCCGAAGGCTTGGTACAGACAGGCACAACCCAAGCCTGTTCCGACTTGGCCAGCCACGCGTGCTCGAGGACAGTACTGCGTGCTGACGACGGATTCAAGAAGTAAAGATTCGGCGGCCCGCTTCGCGCACGCACTCAAGGTTTAAGTGCAGTAATCGCCCTTAGCCGATGAGGGCTTGCGGAGCCTACGTTGGTGCGTGGAAGTTAAGGGAGTAGTGTGCTTTTGACGACTGCTTGAGGCTGATT from Trichocoleus desertorum ATA4-8-CV12 encodes:
- a CDS encoding DUF1272 domain-containing protein; the protein is MLELRPSCERCDVSLAPDSQNAWICSFECTFCSTCANHLFNFSCPNCGGELVPRPTRRGEALQNNPAGTYRIYRPSAIQS
- a CDS encoding DMT family transporter, whose amino-acid sequence is MTVLTGAAAALLASFFWALGSILAQNPVRHLGILRFTHVQLVSSFAVLACIVSLSVGWGNIGSNHLANILFASAIGVVLGNFSFAYCIRVLGPRLTHLIMMTASPIAVVLDFIVFKKLPLVRQIEGGLIIMIGIAIAIAYGESSKKIHEPQKNKQRIIGFGVGLVAASSQVCGLLALKPLLQEGVAPLAVTAVRTGGGALLVSLIFVLMASKLKDAYDVNHKVIVSAITPGIMGYCVAVSLQLYALRNLGAGAAILLGSTAPIMVVPLLWIHSRQRQAVGAWIGAGVAISGIAWAII
- a CDS encoding fumarylacetoacetate hydrolase family protein — encoded protein: MTNYLWNPPPVYSLPIRDGVERIPINRLFFVGRNYHAHAIEMGRPVDKNVERIFYFTKSPQTLVESGASVTYPPETRNFHFEMELVVVIGKSGFRVSVERANDLIYGYAAGLDMTRRDLQLDAREKGRPWDLGKDVEQSSVCSEVVPMNGVVIDKGRIELAVNGVTRQKSNIDRLIWGIREIISDLSLYYHLQPGDLIYTGTPEGVGAVLPGDVITGHVEGVGGVDLTISAFE
- the maiA gene encoding maleylacetoacetate isomerase; translated protein: MKLYSFFRSSTSHRLRIALNLKRIPVEYVAIDLRKEEHLEERFKLINPQALVPVLALESNETLIQSPSIIEWLEEEYPAPPLLPQDPIMRAKVRALTAIVGCDIHPLNNRRILEYLRQHLGADESSVQAWCEKWIIQGFDAIESLLAEEGTSGPFCFGDTLTLADVYLIPQIESARRFKISIDRWPLISAIDRYCAEIEEFRSATPKMQPDFG
- a CDS encoding LysR family transcriptional regulator, producing the protein MDQLRAIRTFLEVVDRGGFAGAARSLELSPSVVTRLVSELEHHLGTRLLNRTTRSVVLTKAGQAYADETRQLLHALCDADAAARESTALPRGRLKIQVPPSFAVHQLAKVLPEFRSKYPKITLEIQAMGAVDSVNDGCDLSIIVAQGDKIDGDFVANPLARTEILLCASPLYINNSKKILHPQDLSAHEVLVPPIAAIRRSVKFITTDAISETSAAVFFQPKEPAVSSLHLDAMYATALAGMGIVGLPSFMADDALRSGALIRVLHKWHVATLSVWVGVPSRRHLPIATRAFRDFLVEKFGTNPREDPWLALGGENSSPSSLSKNYQSVKLAVIPS
- a CDS encoding PLP-dependent aspartate aminotransferase family protein; this translates as MKSDHKYSGQSFDHVDTSLAHLGRQSAKMTNSVNAPLVRASTTIFPSLSEFKNSYRGLVFESPRYGRSGTQTNFELQHAMATLCNAETCIATGSGLSAIAAVLGAHARLGGHILVQESAYGPTQAYCKNVLEPFDCQVETFESSESLEQKIKPQTSLIFIEVPSSLTMRVIDVASVCRVASIHGIPVACDSTWGTPIFFDAHALGIDISIHAATKYINGHSDVLLGLITGSYDALRSTRSWCDTSGVHAAPDSCWLALRGMRTLALRMNKHHNSAIQVATWLEKHPHIRKVFFPALPSNEGHALWIKQFSGAPGPFTVELQPCSERAFETFMDSLRLFGIGTSWGGFESLVMPAIAHNLRGQHIQPDDGRLVRFHIGLEDPNDLCVDISNALNALSAQH